From the genome of Falco cherrug isolate bFalChe1 chromosome 10, bFalChe1.pri, whole genome shotgun sequence:
AAAGTGCCAAATTTTCAAGTTTGCTGAAGCAGTGCGGAGTGACTCAAAGCCAGTGTAGGGTGTCCCAGGAAAATTTCCGCTGGGAACCTCCCTGGTGCTGACCCTGCTacaccctgcagccctggtcTCCCCAGCGTAAGGAAAGGGCCTTTCTGGGTCTAAGGGACCAAGGCAGAGAGGGGTGTCTGAACTAATGTCATGTTGTTAGGTGACATAAGGGCAAGAAGAAAGCCCTACCAGCCCGTGGTATTTCcagcatttaataaaaagacTCACTAGGAAAGAGCACAAAGCATGTCCGgtgctttctgtgtttcctgAAATCCAAGGCATTTAATAAGGACTTGGGAGCATTTCAAATGTATGGGAAGGTCACTGGGGAAAGGCAGTGAAGAGTGTTTGGCTGCCAGGGATTTTTACTGCACTGCTTTTTCgtttgcatttcaaaattgCCAGGCATGctgaagttttgaaaaacaacagaaattactGGGAGTTGGTGAGGGGAAGTGAGAAAATTAGGTTAATCTGTGCCTCCTGAGATTTCCTGAGAAGTGTCGGTGCTGTGTATGGGGAGAAGGGACGATGCTGAGCTGGAGCTGGCGTGCTCCCCAGCAGCGAGGGCTGCGCTCCGAGCCAGCACCGCTGCGCGGAGCTGTTGGAAGCATCCCTGGCAGAGCCACTGAGGCTCCGGAGAGCCAGGgctgcaaaagcaaatgaaatccTTTAGAAGTAGAGTAACTGCCCGTCTACATGTGCACTGAGAgtctcccagctgcagcaggcacaaaCTCTCCCTTTGAACTCCTCTGtcccttctctttttgtttgttgctggAATAAAACAAGATTTACTAAGGGAAACCCTGTGTGCAGTGTGTGAGCACAGCTGCCTATGCGTTAAACACTTTATATTGCAGTTATGAAGATAAAGTACATTTTATTGCCATGAGGAATCCGATTTGGGCTTGTTGCAGTAACAACTCGGGGGACCCAAAACCTACTTTATCTCTAAAGCAGCTGATACCTCCTGTGCATGCCCAGCTGAGGTACCAGTCTCCTCTGTTTGAGGCAAATATTTCGGTATATTTGTTAACTTTAAAGGAGTTTTGCCAAAGCAAAGGACTGAATTTAACCATGCAGCACACAGAAGATGGGACCTGTAAGAGGTGTCTGGACATCTCGTTTCCCAGCTGTCTCTTCCCAGAGATTGATCCTTCTTCAGGGTAATTTTCTTATGAATATCATCATACACATCCCAGTGTGTTCTGCTTTTTgggttgcctttttttaaaaaaacaaactgccCAGGGACACAAATGGTGGGGGGTGTGATCATTGCTCTGCTCTGGGTATGGTCTGTGTGCTTTGCCAGCCCACACACTGATGTGCTCACACTGCAGAGTCTCAGCAGGTTACTTTGCTATGAACATCAGAGGCAATAAATATCCCATGTATCAActgtttcaatttaaaatactcTCCTGAAATCAGTTCAGCCAAAGGTAGTAAATAGCATGCAGCTGTCGGGAATCTTTTATTGCTCATCCAATCTAGCAATACTTTATTTTGTGGTATATTGAGTGTAGAAAGGGATGCACTTCCATGCCTGTAAGTAATGATACAGTCAATACTATCATTAACAAAGCTGATACatgttcctttttctgtcaGCCCTTTCTCCTTTACTTCCTTGTTTTACAAATGTAGCATCCTTAAAAAAGCCCTGTACACCCCAGGACTTTaccttcccagcccaccttaGACACTCCTGACTTTTAGGGAGTCTGTCTATAGTGAGTCCACTGGGAACTGATTTTAAAGGCTTGAACCAGTGCAGAATTACCTGACTCGAGAACCTGCTCTAATAGGTATTTGGGACTGGTGCTCGGACCTCAGTGGGAAGAAGGTTGATGCTGTCCCTTAGCACCCGCCTCTTGCAGagctttctctctgctgctttccatgCCCTTTTGAAAAATCCCACCTGGCAAAAATCAGATGGGAATAGTATTAATACGAAAAATTCCTACTGGTTCCCAGTTGTacctggaaaaagcaaagatgaaaaacacTTGGGTCAACATAGAAGGGAGTGAGACAACCTGTGGACCTCACATCTTGGGcactgtgggatgctcagctcAAAGTCCAGGCAGTTTTAATAGATGAGGTCTTGGGGTGACATTTTCCTGcaatattttaagtaaatgcCTTGCTGTAACATTTGAGATCAGGCATCTCCTGGTCTCCatgattcttttcctttttaagccacaggcacacacatacaaaatatattaaaacgAACCCAGCTTAGCTAAAAGGTCGGCTAGTTCGGAAACAAACAGCGGGGATTTAGGCTGGAGGCTTTGATGCACGAGAAGTGAGTAGTGCCTCTCTGGCTCTGCTGTTGGTTGAAGGGGAATGCGGATTAAAACCTTGCAGGGAGCAGAAGTGAAGGCAAGAAGAGATTCTTTTATCATTCATTTCATTATGCCACACCAGGAAAGGGACTTCACACCTCCCCCAGGCCACACGCTAGCGGTGGGGTGAGTAAAGGGGTGCTGGATAGATGTGCAAGGCAGGGATGGGGTCAATGTCTTCCTTTGGCAGGCTAAACCTCTCCCAGCTCCAAGACCAGGGTCTGCAGGGCTCAGGCGTAGACTGCCACAGCACTCTCcagactatcaagctgcaacaaagtcttttaccacctcataccagcatactcttcataccagtccttctgctgccttctcctcatcttgcGTCATCCAGGGCAtatgttctctctcctcttgcttcttcctttctccacgTCTTCCTTGGCTCTTAACagaccagccacagctgcaccttatctacatcgaccaacccgccgcccctgaagtcaacccacagctgtatattatcaatgctaattaacccagcttcattcttctacaatttcccccttttttttttttccttaacatttcataccttatgtttttaacaatcattacaacCTTTCTACAAAcaaatttttcatacagtcctctataattcctctacagtgGACCAGGAGTAGGTGTCCAGCTCTGTAAAAGTGATGTGAGGGCAGAAGGCAGAACCTGCCTGGacaaaaagctttctaaaaaaGAGGGGAGAGGTTGACATTTCATTATGAAGAGAGACAAGacttacttttattttcccctttacaGGAACTGTCCTGCACTTCTGCACGGGGAACGGCAAGGCTGCATCCCAGAAGCTGAGCCCTCTGCTCAAACGCAGCTCTGGGAGAAACAGGACAGAGTGGAGCTGTCTGCATGTGACAGCAAGAATGCTTCACACATGGCTGAGACAGACCTGCCATGGAACTAACggaatttattaaattaattagcTCCTAGCAGTATGCTAGAAGGGAGCACCCGGCCCATTTGCTGGGTGGTCAGTACCCTTGTAGTGCACTTTCATGCAAGCAGCGATAGTACAAACTGCACCAGCCTGTTAAAGCGTTGATCATAATTTGACAGCAACACTGTTCCCAGGTACCTGACATTTCAGTGTGCCATCAGAACTATTTTTGAACTATATCTCTTAATATTCCCTGCCAGTACTTGGCATGGAGGGAAAGTGGAGGAGGTGGCACATGGAGCACTCGGGAACAGCTGCCGGGACAGAGCAGGGCAATGCAACACTGTCCTTGttagcagctgtgctggtgtgtCACCTGTGTGCAGAAACACAAGGCAACAGAATCCAAACCAGAGCATTTCTAGGGACAGCTATTGATATAAACGTGCACATTCAGTTTGGAAAATTAGACCAGCAGATGGGTATCTTGCTTGTTGGGATATCAATTGCTTTCCGCAAGGCCAAAATGAAGTTACAGGACCAGGAAAGGACAATAACTCTTAATTATCCACAAAGATCCCAAAGGAACTTGCTGCCTCTGTGGCAGAAGTGCTTTAGTCCAGGAGCACGGGGTTTGTGCTCAGACCACCAAGCCATAAGCTCCCCCCAGCTTGGGGGTTTAGGAATAGGGCCACTGGGCACCCGGGAGAAGGCTTgcaccccagctgcagctctcctCCAGACATTGGTACAACCCACCTCTTACTCCacattctgcttgctttctttgggaTAAATACTCTTGATCCATCCTCAGTACTCATCCCAGGACCAGGAACAACAGGTGAGACCAGTTGGGAACACCAGCCCTGGCAACTCCTCTCAGCTAGTACAAATTTCCTAACAGaagcttttaaatgaaaggaacATGGGTGTTAAGAGATTATTAGTCATTCGTCAAACTAGTGTGGGATGAgtgctggaaaacatttttctctgaatttgtATGAATAATATGActaaataaatctgatttttggTTAGTCTTCCATGGCAAGCCTATTGGATGGCTCTAAGAGGAGGGAAGCTTGGGGGAATATTGACTCTTGGCAGATTGCTGTGGAAAGTTCACTCTTTGCATGCAGAGATGATTTGATTGACTGCAGCGTTAGACATGTTGCATTGAGTGGCTAAGTAGTCTGCAGGACCTTGGTGAACACAGAGCCTACGGGCTGTGGGGAACCAGGTACCCAACATCTGCTAATGAATGGGACAAATTATGGCTGTCGTGGGATAAACCAGTGATTCCCTGAACGGGATCTTCTTAGATCTCCTCTATGCATTTGTAAGGATTTTACCATGAAGACAACCAAGTGGACAAGAGCATACTGGAGTTTTACACGGTGGGCCTGAAAGAATAACCCCACCACTGACCCTTCGCCCTTGGGGGCCCTTTCCTATGGGGGATCCCCTTGCCACCTTCAGCATCCCCatggcaccccctgcccctgcaaCAGGGCAGATCAGGCAGGTCCCCACAGCCCGAAATGTGAGGATCTGGGGATTAGGGAGAAGTCAGTGAAGGGGACGGACGCCAAGCAgcttgctgctgtgccagggtgcTGAGGGCGCCCGGGCACGGCAGGGGTAGGTATTCTTagatgttttttcccctcttttaaATGCGTTTCtcctagcagcagcagcagcagcagcagactggGTATTTGGGAACGAGCGGAACAGAGGGATGTCCAAGGGTGATGGAGCAGCCCTGGTATCCCTCCTCTcctcgggggtgggggggtggggggggctgtgctcgtccccccagcacccctcagCTGACAGCCATGACTGTGTCTGGCTGTGAGGGCTGGAGATGAGGGGGGGTCCCAACGGggaggggctgtgcagcccagCCCGGGCCGtactccctccctcccaccccggGCCCCGCTTGGGCACCGAGCTGGGGGTGCGGAGCCCACctgggcggcggggggcggggagggggccgAGCCGAggggccgcccccgggcccggGGGaaggcagcggcggcggcggcggcggcagcggcggggcgggcgggggtgcgcgggggcgggggtgtGCGCGGCTGTGGATGTGCGCGGTGTGTGCGCGGGGGCGGAGGTGTGCAGGTGTGCGCGAGGGGTGCGGGGGTGTGCGCGGGTGCGGAGGGGTGCGGAGGTGTGCGCGAGGGGTGCGGAGGTGTGCGCGGGTGCGGAGGGGTGCACGGGTGCGGGGCTGTGCGGAAGTGCGCTGAGTGTGCGCGGGTGCGGGGGTGTGCGGGGAGGCTCGGGCGCTGCCCGGGCACATCTGGGCGCCGGGGAGCCGCAGGCAGTAGCGAGCCGGGGCCGCTGCgggcggggggtgtgtgtctcacacgcacacgcacacgcacacgcacacgcgcGGCCGCCCGGCAGCGGCAGGCGCCTCCTCCCCGCCGCATTAAAACGAGCCAAGTTTGCCGGCCGGGGGCAGCGGCACGtcggggcgcggcggcgggtgcgggcgcggcggcgggtgCGGCGGCCCCGGtggggccggcccggccccggggatGCACCTAAACGCCACGGCcacggccgggccgggggaggcCCTCCACCTGCACCCCGGCGGCCACGCCAACGCCTCCAACCGCTCCGACCTGCTGCCCAAAGGGCCGGACGAGGAGGACCTAGACGTCAACACCGACATCTACTCCAAAGTGATGGTGACCATCATCTACTTGGCTCTGTTCTTGGTGGGCACCGTGGGCAACTCCATCACGGCGTACACGCTGGTGCGCAAGAAATCGCTGCAGAACCTGCAGAGCACCGTGCACTACCACCTGGCCAGCCTCGCCTTCTCCGAcctcctcatcttcctcctctgcatGCCCATCGAGCTGTACAACTTCATCTGGGTCCATCACCCCTGGGCTTTCGGGGGGGCCGTCTGCAAGGGCTACTACTTCCTCCGGGACGCCTGCACCTACGCCACGGCGCTCAACATCGCCAGCCTCAGCGTGGAGCGCTACATGGCCATCTGCCACCCCTTCAAAGCCAAGAGCATCATGTCCCGCAGCCGCACCAAGAAGTTCATCAGCTGCATCTGGATCGCCTCCTTCCTCCTCGCCGTCCCCATGATCTTCACCATGGGGGAGATCTACGGCAAGGACCAGGACCCCGACTCCCTCATCTGCACCACCATCGTGGACCCCTCCACGCTGAAGACGGTCATCCAGGTGAggctgccggcggcgggagggtggggggggcggCGAGCAGCCGAGGCCGGGCAGCCGCCCCCTTCCCCGGGTGCGGGTGGGCAAACTTTGCGGAgacagcggggggggggggggggggggcgcaggacggggagggggggacggGCTCGGGAAGGGGGTGTCCCGGGTGGCCCTGATGGGGCGGACCGGCCCAGGGTGCGGGCTGGCGGGATCTGGGGGGGGGACGCGGGGGGGAGGGTGTCTCAGCTCCGCTGTGCCCACCCTGcaccccctcctgccccccagcgCTGGGACCCTGCAGAGGGGTAAACCCCTCGGTGcgagccccctcccccagctctctCCCACGCCGTCCCGGAGTGGCCCCCCCGTGCGTAGCCCCCCGCTCCGCCTGCGGCCACCGGCTCGGAGCGGGGGTGCCCGGGTCCCCCCCAGGCGCGGCGGTTCATGGCCAGGCAGCCCGCACATCGCCACcctttccctgctctcctgcatcTCCTTGCCCTCTGCTGGAAAGGGGTCGGCAAGATCGAGGGAAATAAAACCGTCTCCCCGCCCCACTACCAGTTTCTCGGGTTGATCCGGAGCCCGTTTCATCCGTGTAGTGACAAGATCTAATCCCAGAAAGTTTTGGGAACAAGGTGTAGCATAGGCATCCGGAAAGGAACTGCATCCTCCAAGCCAGAGGCTGGTATTTCTACTAGGTTGGGGGAAATCCGTAGCTGGTGTAACTAGCAGAGCCCTCCTCACTTCCGAAAGGCTTTGCTGGTCTCCGCACACTGCTCCATCTCACCCGCCCCAGCGAGGACAGGATTTCAGCATCAACACTTGCTGCGCTCCAGTGCTCTGAGGGGTCGAGGCATTTGTTTACTGGAGCATTAGGCTTGAAAAATGTAAGAGACAGAAAGAGCAAGACACCAATGCACAGTCCCCTTGCTGCCAGGCTTGCATGTGATAACTTcttaatcttttattttcaacacGAATTTCAGGTGGTTTTAATCAGCGGCCAGCTAGAATTTCAAACTGGATGTGTACTAGAGCCTTTGAGGTGTTCCCACAGTTAAAGGGAGGGAACTCAAACTGAAACAAATCCGAACCGTTTCTCCCACTAAAAGCGGGCGAGGGCACATGCAGTCAGATTTAAGCCCAGAGCCTGCAGGTGTTTGGATGTGTCTCTCCAAGTTTCCCCCTGTAGCGCTCCAATAACCTAAAATCCAGCCCCCACAGAGGCTCTGGATTCCCTCTGGATTTTGTCTGGGTAACTAACTTTCATCTTGAGGTGGTGGGGCCTGTATTTCTCCTGTAGATGCTTGGTAGATGTTGTCAGTAGCAGCCCAGTGTACTTAACCCAAATTCTCTGCTCTCTAAGGAGATGTGAGACATCTGATTTGAGAACAGTGTGGCTGAAATCCATTATTTCCAGTCTTCTTCCTCTTACTATTAAACTGATGCTCATTGTTACCATGATAGGGCTAAAACCAGAGGATTATTTCCTAGCCATGTCTTTGGAGATTACAGTTTAAACAATTCTCAACACATTTTACAGTCTTGCTATTATTCAGGCTATACCTTATCCTGTTAGCCAAGGAAGAAGTAGGCAGATGTGAATGCACAGTATGTGAAGTTCACCTGTGGGCTTTTcctcattgatttttttaattattattatttcacttgtgaattaatttaaaagtaaaaagaaagaggcagctgttgggggggaaaaaaacagccagCTCTACCATACGGTTCCTTCTCAGGGGATCTGTCTACAAAAGTAGATTTGCTAAGATAGGAAGGCTGTTTGATGGCTTTGCTCCGTTCCTCCAAGCACAGGGATGCAGCACACAACGTGATGCAGGGTCCTGGACCAGGGAAGGCTCCAGAGCGAataagcaaagcagctgcaagtCAGGTTTGAAGTGCGTTAATGGAAACCTTGCACAGCGTGTGAGCGGGCAGTCTCACATCGTAAGCTGTgcagaggtttaaaaaaagacaaataatgGAAGACCTGTGAAAGAAAGGGCAGTGGTGATGTGGAGAGTGACGTGCAGAGGTCTTGCTGGTCGGAGATCTGGAGCCCTGGTCTTTCACAGTGGATTCAAGCTTGGTTTAGAGCAGGTTTTTGCATCTCTTTGCATTCATTTTCGGTCTTTAAATTAAGCAGAGCAATGATGCACTTGCTCGAGCTGGCAAATCACTTGTAATAAATCACTCAACATATTTCACTCCTCTTCCTGTTTGGCAAACAGTCTAAAGCAaattgggattatttttttttggaagcCATTAGTTCTCCAAGAGGTTTTATTTGTTGAATGATTGAAAGCCAGTCCCAGAACAGAGCAATTGTAACCATTTATAGACTCAGAGCACAGTGCGAGCTATGGTTCTGCTGGGATCATTGCAGGAGAATGCTCCTCCTTGGACTGGAACAAGCTTCTCAGGATGAATATCTGAGTGTATTAATTTAACATCTCTGATTTTGAAATAGTTCCTTTGTATTTCCTTTGAATATTTAAGTTTTAATGGGCATTCCTGAGCGAAACTAGCCCATGTGTGAACAACCAGGTTTCcttattataataataataataataaaaaagttaacTGTTCAAACAACACTCAGCATATTTGATTCTCATTCGTATTACTTAGCTTGTACCCCTTAAGCTCCACAACAACTGTAAGAAGTAATTACTGATATTCTTCTAGTAATTACAGATTGCTCAGTGGCACATGCTGATAAGCAGGGATAGCAGTAAGTGAGATGTTCTGCAGCGTGTCACTGTGTGTCAGCAtgctcagcacagccaggcactgcACATCTTGCTTCGTGCCACCAAGACATAAGCTCTGTGTGGCCTCTGATACTTAACTCCTTACAACAGGACTATTTCCCAGCTTTGTTTATCACTATCCTTGCAGCTGCTGAAATCAACCTGCGAATCTGTTGTATCTTCATTGCCAAGCTTGCCTGTTACTGCTGTCAGTTAGGGATGTCTGGTTTGAATATAGGCATCAGCATGGGATCTGGTAGCAGGATTAACTCCATTATAGCCACATTATTTAGGTCTAGTTGACACTTAAACTGGCAAACAGCCTCTAAAACACACTGCAGCcagttttaggatttttttccacataaattAAACACCTCTTAAAGCCATCCCCATAAAAgtggatttatatttttatgccGCTTTGGAGGAGGTTTTAAAAGCTACTCCTTGTGGCAGCATCAGATAAGAGAGCTCCAAGGGAAGGCAGAATGTTTCCCCTCTTCACTTGTGAGTTGGTACCTGTGGGTTTGGCTACTtcacagccttgctgctggctctggggcCAGCTTCCCCCGAAACAGGAGCCCATGGAGTGTCCCATCCCACCgcctgcagccctgcatgcCGTTAGCATCATACACTCTCAAccttgcttttcaaaaaggTCTGAATTTAATTGTTATTTGCATGGCCAGATGGCTGCGCAAATCGATTTTTGTTCATTGCTTCCTACTGTCTTACCTTCATACCTTCCTTCTGGAGCGGTCCTTAGTGGACgtggggaaaggggggaagCTGAATGAAATACCTACAGTCCTGGTGCACCATCAGTCCCAGCACAGAGTCAGGCAACTCCTTTGAGCTAAAATCCCAGGATTTTAACTGAGCCTGGACCGGGCACACGTGCGAGGGGAGCCTGAGTGTGGGCAGCTCTCTGGCACCCCATAATTcatgggagagagagagaaatgtgttttcccaCTGGTATGACACAGTCTGTGCTTGGATGGCTCTGCTGAAAATGTCCCCTAAGTTATGGCAAGTGCCTGGGTAGATAGTGTCTGACACATGctaatgttttatttgcatggACAGCTGGTGTGAACCCATTTATTAAAACACATGGCAGCAGGCCCTGCGCCTCCATAAACTATCACAGCTCCATCAGCTCCAAGTTGCTCATTTGGTAGGACAACTTCTTGGAAAGCACATTGGGAACTTCTCTGGACCTCCTCACGGATTTGggtgggcagctgctgcagctctgctctgcatcaGCCCACCCTCGCGTGGCAGCAGCTTGCCTcaccctccatccctcccttgTTTATTATGTTTTTGAAGCCTGCTCATAGTTCAGATGATTTGTAGAGTAAATAACCCTGCACATGAAACAACCGCTTGCCCAAAGAGGTcctctgctttatttcttcctgcatttcttCTTGCGATGCCTTTGAAGGAATGTGCCAAGCAGCCTCAGGACTGAAGGGGATGGGAAGGAAGGAccaggtgctggagctgggaggcACAAGGTGCAGCCTGGCCTCTCAGCATCCATTAACGCACTCTCTACACACTCTTCCAAGGACATCTACTCAATTCCCATTTGTCTGAGAGGCCCACGAAGTTATTAATTTCATGAACGATgttgcaaatgcattttcctcCAGCGAGGAGCACCTCGGCGGGGTGGAGTGATGAGCTCTCTGCCACAATGGCGCACGGTCAGTgaggtgggcagcagggctctgcctgctggcgGATCTGTGGTGCCATGTAAATAAGCATGACAAGCATTTCTGTGTAGTACGTGAAAACAGCAAGCCATAAAACCAAATGGCTGAATTCTCTCTGGGTTTGCTGGCAAATCATGTCCAGGATTAGGCAATGGCTTAAGCTAAGGAATCCTGCGCTGATACTGATGGTGACAAGAGGAATTGATGTTGGTTGCTTTTCCTTAGGTTGCAGCCAAATTCTTACTATGGCTTTTAATAACAGTACTGCTGTAAACCGCTCACAGCAGCTCCGTGCAGTGATAATCCCACCCATTGGGCCTGGATGGCAAAACTGTTCTGGCTACACGTGCAGGATCTGTGCCCACCAGAGAAGCCCACACCTGGGTGCCGCCAACTCCTCTGGCGGCACAACAGATGGGCACCTTCGTAGCAGGACTGTGTCCCATCCCGTCACAGTGCCACCAGCCCATcaggtagagaaaaaaaaaatgaagatattgCTGCTTAAATTTTTCTGGATCCATCACCACAGTGATGGAGAGAGACACCCGCCCCAGTGGGGATGCCCATCTGTGGTGGTGTGAACATCCCtaaaaagctgccttttttccaTGGACTACACAGGGAACACAGGGCTCTAATTCAGCATATGCACAACAGCCCAGCCTGCCTAATCCCAGCCTGTTTACACTGTGGTCCATCTTGCAGCTTGCTCTAAATTAAATAAGCTCTTGTGTTCATTGCTTTACATAACCACTTGGCCTGCTGTGTTTTGCCAGTTCTtacataatttcttcttttttttccccccaattgATTTTAATtcacttgatttctttttccctccccctttctGAGATGTCAGCTGGAGGAATAATAAAAGAATGAGGAAATGTGGCCGATCAATTTAGCTCTTAGGTTTTCCTCTTAATAGCAgtatgaaaaagcagaagagatgaaGGTAATCTAGCAGTTCCTCttcccagagaaaaaaagaaaaaaaacccaacaaaacctgcagctgcctttAATCTTCTTCCAGATCATTTAAAACAGCTATTTAATTGTCTTCTCCCTacttcctccctcctttcccttaAAGGCTTTTACTATCGTCTCTGTGCAGCATCTGCTTGAGACTCACAGATGGCACTTCTGCTTCCTGACGTTTCGAAACACTTCTG
Proteins encoded in this window:
- the NTSR1 gene encoding neurotensin receptor type 1 translates to MHLNATATAGPGEALHLHPGGHANASNRSDLLPKGPDEEDLDVNTDIYSKVMVTIIYLALFLVGTVGNSITAYTLVRKKSLQNLQSTVHYHLASLAFSDLLIFLLCMPIELYNFIWVHHPWAFGGAVCKGYYFLRDACTYATALNIASLSVERYMAICHPFKAKSIMSRSRTKKFISCIWIASFLLAVPMIFTMGEIYGKDQDPDSLICTTIVDPSTLKTVIQANTFISFVFPMVVISVLNTIIANQLMVMFKQAAQENQVCTIGGQQTMLSMSMEPSRVQALKHGVRVLRAVVIAFVVCWLPYHIRRLMFCYVPSSHWTDFLFNFYHYFYMLTNVLFYVSSAINPILYNLVSANFRQIFLSTLTLVCLPWRKKKKRLAFTRKSNSISSNHTFSSQVTRETTY